CCTGCAGACAAGTGGAGCAAGAAAATACAGACTCAATAGAGAGGTGTATGAGATTAAGCAAAAAGGTCAACCTATATATATCTGAGTACTACACTCGGATTGGATCTCTGTGGGGAGAGATTGAGAGCCTAAACCTCTACCCTCCTATTACTGAAAATGACCCCTGAAGTCAATGCTTTTGTTCAAGCCTTGAACAAACAACAGGAAGAACAACACCTGTTTCAGTTCCTGAATGGACTGGATGAAGACTATGCTGCAACAAGAAGAATCCCAGAGAGAAACTCCCCTTGAGGTCAAAAGTGAGGGGGAGTCATCTGCTATGTATGGCAAGGGCCAAGAGAATGGTTGCACTGTGTGTGGAGGCAAAACTCACTCCTCTGAGAAGTGCTGGAAGGTCATTGGATACCCCAAGTGGCACCCCCAATACAAGAAACAACAAAGAGGAAAGGAGAAGGAAGGTGGAACTGGCCACAAGTGGAACCACAAAACTGGACAAGGTCACAAGATGGCTGCAAATGTCCAATCTGTGCAGGACAGTGGAGCCTTTACTGCAGAGAATTTGGAATAGTTGATCAAGCTCCTACCCTCAATGTCAATGAGCCATAAGAAACCAGTTATGACATAGATGAGGAAGTGGACACTAGCTTTGCAGGTATGATATCATGTTCTAATGCTTTTAGTATTCTGAAAGGTTGGATCATAGACTCAGGGGCATCAGATCACATGATTGGAGATCACAACATATTAGAACATGTTGTAAAAGTTCATGGGAGTCCAAAAATTAACTTACCCAATGGAAACACAGCTAGCATAACCCACATAGGGACAGTCACCCTAGGAAATGATCTAAAGTTGAAAAATGTATTGTGTGTGCCTGAGTTTAAACACAACCTGATCTCTATGGGGAAGTTAATACAAGATAATAAGTGTGAAGTTAAATTCCATGCTGAATTGTGTGAGATTCAGGACTGTGCAATACTGTATTGAAGGGAGTCACACcttttgaaaaattatttggcAAGAAACCAGACTACTCAGTCATGAGAGTATTTGGGTGCTTGGCAATGGCTTATAATCCTAGTGTAGGAAAAGACAAATTTGCTGCAAGAGCAGTGCCTTGTGTGTTTCTAGGATACCCTACCACTCAGAAAGGTTACAAACTCCTAAACCTAAGCACTCAACAAAGCTTTGTCTCCAGGGATGTAAAGTTCCATGAGACATTGTTCCCCTACAACAAAAACACCTCATCTCTCCCTTACAGAGAACCTTTGCCCATACCTATGCCCACTGTGGATGATGTAGATGAATCTGAACAGGATGATAAAAGTGAAAGTACATCCAGTGCATCACCACCAAACTCACCTCAATTGACACCAAGTTCACCTGAACACTTACCTTCCCAAACACAAGCCCCTGTCATACCCCAAACCACTCCAGAAGCTCCAAGAAGGACATCTAGACCCAAGAAACCCCCTTCCTGGTTGATTGATTATGATCACAACATACCAGATTCCACCACAGACAGTGAAGCCAACTATGTAGCCAACCTGGTTTTTACCACAATGCAACCTCTATTTGCTAGTTTCCTTGCTGCACTCATTAGTGTGGATGATCCCATACAATTCAAAGAAGCAGTTAAACTGGAAAAGTGGAGAAAGGCCATGAATGAGGAGATAGAAGCCTTAGAAAGCAGTGGCATGTGGGAAATCACTAACCTTCCCCCAGGGAAGAAAGCCATAGGGAACAAATGGTTGTATAAAACCAAGAGAGACAGAGATGGAGCCTTGGACAgatacaaagctagattggtggtatTGGGATGCAAACATAAATATGGGGTAGATTATGGGGAGACATTTGCACCTGTGGCCAAAATGACCACAGTGAGAGCACTTCTAGTTGTGGCTGCAATGGGGAATTGGATAGTGGTTCAAATGGATGTCAAGAATGCATTCCTACATGGAGAATTAGAAGAAGAGGTCTACATGACTCTTCCTGCTAGATACACACGGTGGAACAGTAAGGTAACAGAGAAACCTCACACCAGAACAACACAAGTATACAAACTCAAAAAGTCTCTCTATGGgttaaaacaagcccctaggcAGTGGTTTGCAAAACTCTCATTAGCTCTAAAACAATTCAGCTTTGTACTATCTAAAACTGATTATTCTTTGTTCACTCAAGTGGTGGGGAAGTCCTTTGTTGCTGTGTTTGTCTATGTTGATGACCTTCTTATAGCTGGAAATGATGAATCCCTAATACAACAAGTGAAAGAATTTCTCTCCTCTCAATTCCACATGAAGGACTTAGGTGCCTTGAGGTACTTTCTAGGAATTGAGGTAGACAGGAGCAATCAGGGATTTTTTCTGTCCCAAAGGAAGTATACACTGGATCTAATCAAGGAGTATGGCATGCAAAAAGCCAAACCTGTGAGGGTACCTATTGAGGCTCATCTCAAACTCACACCAGAATTGGGAGATGTACTTCACAACCCTACAGAATACCAAAGATTGATAGGGAGATTGATTTATCTCACCATCACTAGACCTGATATCTCCTATGCAGTCCACACACTGAGCCAATTCATGCACACACCCACAACCACTCACATGCAGGCTGCAAAAAGACTTCTGAGATACCTCAACTACTGCCCTGGTCAAGGAATATTGCTAACATCTCAATCTGCAGCCACCCTGACTGCTTACTCAGACAGTGATTGGGCTGGTTGTCCCATATCTAGGAAATCTACTACTGGTTTCTGTGTTCTGCTGGGATCCTCACCTGTCTCTTGGAAATCCAAAAAACAACAAGTGGTGGCAAGATCatcagctgaagctgagtatagaGCCATGGCTCTAGCTGCTTGTGAAGTCACTTGGTTATCTCAACTTCTGAAGGACCTAGGACTTAAACACTTAGGTCCTACTGTTCTCAAATGTGACAACAAAGCAGCCCTATCCATTGCTGCCAACCCAGTTCACCATGAGAGAACAAAACATGTTGAACTAGACTGCCATTTCATCAGAGAAAAGGTAGCTGATGGGTGCATCAGTACATCCTATGTTCCATCTAAAGACCAGGTTGCTGATCTGTTTACCAAACCTATGTCCATGGCTCAACATGATCACCTACTTCCTAAACTTGGAGTTCTTTCCTCCTACGACTCCAAGTTTGAGGGGGAGTGATGAAATATGGGGGGATAATTCCTCCCTCAAAGACTGCTGCACACCATTGTCTGATTGGTGGCCTTCActcacctacttttgtcctgtTGTGGTGAAGGCTAAATGTAAATAACACCTAGTTGTCGTAGGTAATAATCCCTAGGTTTTAGCAAGTATATATACCTTGTACATCATTGTAAACAATTAAGTTTTCTGAATCAAAAGAATCAGCCGCATAAAACACCATCACAAACTTCTCTTATTCATTGCTTGTTTGGAATATTAAAGAATCATAGAATTCTTCAGATACAATTAAAATTAGTGTGCAATAAAAAGAGGGATCGTACCATCTCTTGTAATAATGGGGGTAGTAGAGGCAAATAAGTATTAGAGGTTATTTAGGATGTGttttattcacctgattttcacttatttttttttaaatttaacttaacttaacttaacttagcTTATTACTCCGTAGAATTTATGAGAACGTAGTTTATGGTCAACCTTATTTTTCCGAACTTATCTTAACTGTACTTTTACAAATTCattttttatgaaataaatgaaaataagatGAATAAAACACGGCAGTAAACCATGTCAATGTCAGTATTAGTAATTTATGCCTTGGACATAGTTAAGTGAGTTAGCCCAGTATATTGATCAAGCCTATAATAACAGGGCTTTATGGTGGCATCGGCCAGCGACAATTGTGCTTTATGGTGGCATCGGAAAACGACAATGGGGCTTTATCACATATGTCGATGcaatatctatactaatatattaaaaaacgTTGATAAGCAAGTTTATGTGCCACATGACACTCATACTAACCTCAATCCAACATTTCTTGCcatatacggagtacattaatttaaaaatgataAATATGTGTTGTATAAGTCTCAAACCCGTAACCAAATAACTTACCACTTATCCAGATCAAACTGTATGTCATCATTTCataacaaaatataataaatgacaATTTAATAAATGTTGAATTTATTTGAAATTGTTATTCATGTATTATCTTGGGGCATCTCCCGAGCCTGAATACTAATTTCAATCATTAAATATGGGTAAAACTATTCAGTAAAAAGTAGATATTGTAAATTTATACAATGGGACGATTATAACAATACTCCAAATCTCCAATTATACATACTCCGTAATTGATAGTCAAAATATATTAAGGAGTACTATATAAATATTAGACTTGATCAAAAGGCGGGCCGGGCCGAGGACATAAAAATTTGCCCACTATGTCTGGCGGGCCAGGCTCGGGCCAATTTTGTATGCCCAAAACCCGGTATTTCGGGCCAAAAATAACGGACTTTTCGGGCCAAtttcgggccgggccaaatttataactaaaattgttgttttacgTTGCCCAAAGCCCgcaatttttaaaaaaagttcgGGCCGGAATCTTCTGCCCAAAACCTGATTATTTTCGGGCCGGGTCGGGCCAGCGGACCGAGCCCATGTTGATCTACTCTAATTTGAATATtgtcaaaaaaatcaaattgtaaaaaaaaaacgaaGTAAGACTAAATTTCTATCCTCAGGTCAAGTGGTCAACGAGTGGCTCAAAAGTCTTGTTATCTGAAATTCCTGAAacttccttcaaaaaaaaaaaaaaattcctgaAACTGAgcttaaaccctaaaccctctGCAACCAACAAATAACTAATTTTTTTGTCTGAAAATCCCCATTAATCCATCTCCGTTTCTTCTTATGCAATCATCCACAACAATCCCTTCAAATTCTCAATCTCTTCGATTCTCATGGAACCCTTCAATCCCCAGAACTTTTTCTCCCCAAATCCTCAATTCCAATCCCATTAGTAACAGTAGTAGTACTAGAGGAGGCAATCGGGTCATTCCATTCGGGTTCGGTTCGGGTCAATTCTCTTTCAAAGCATTATCTCTCTCCGATGATCAAAAACCCTTTATAAAAAAGGATCAATTTCTGTTTAAAACTGACCTCCCTGTTGTGATTAGGAGAAATGGGAGGGATTATAGGTATTTTTGGGATGGGGATTTTCTGGAGCTTGTTTGTGTTGAAGATGGGGACCCATTAACATTTGTTCAAAGTTTTGAAGAGTGTATTAGAAAGTTTGTGAGGGTGGTGAGAGATTTTTTCATACCAAAACAGGTTACTGAGAATTACATTGATTATGTCAAATGGAAGTTCTTGCATCGAGTCTTTAGTTCTTCCCTTCAAGTTCTTGCAACACAGGTAAAATTCTTTGGATTCCCATACAAAAAACTgtaatttaatttgaatttttgggtGTTATTGTTAATCATGTGAAGCTAATTATAGGATTTGTTATCATAAAATATAGTGAATTGTGATAGGGTGTTGTTTGTATGACTTGCATTGTgatgagttacttggtgatttGGTGAAATTAGGCGATGTTTCGGGCAATTGGAGTTGGGTATGCTCAGTCTCTTCCTTCGGCTGCGGCTATGAACTGGGTGCTCAAAGATGGACTTGGTAGACTGAGTAGGTGCATTTATACAGCTTGTGTAGGTTCTGCTTTTGATACGAATTTGAAGGTATGCCAAGTTTGTTAAACGTTCTTCAACTTGTTATTTGAGCATTAAGTTTGTCACCATTTGATAAGCTTCAATCATTATTTGTAGCTCTATTAATGGATTCTTATACCTATATGATGTGtgcaatttggattataaacCTGGGTGTGCAATGCTCATTTTGCCCCCGATGAACATTTGTTTAATACCTAATGaacatggagaatgatgtcaatataCGCGTACAAGTGAAACATTTTATTATATGTTCTTTGGAtttaactatatgttcatttactatatgttctttgcGTATGAACgatatttttttgaatttgaactatatgttcatttactatatgttctttgcGTATGAACgatatttttttgaatttgaactatatgttcatttaaaaacagggtgcacaatgagcattGTGCATCCGGGTGCATAAATCACATTTTGTATGATGTGTGATTGAGAAAGGCAAAAAAGAGAGATTTGGTAATATGGTGGTCTGGCATGTGTGATACCGAAatcttaataaataaatattctaaGTGAATGAAGTGTATTCTCTTTCACTTCCATCTgcagataatttatttattgatCTTTTGACTGTTTTGTTGAAGAGAGTTAGGTTCGCGACTTCAGTTATGTTCAGCTTAAGTATTGGAGTCGAGTTGATGACCCCTGCGTTTCCACATTGCTTCCTGCTGCTTGCTTCTGTGGCCAACATTGCTAAACAGATAAGCCTAGCATGCTACTTGGCAACTGGTGTAAGGTTCTGCCCTTAACATATGCTTCACTTCATTCTGTCTTTGTTGGAATCAGTACTTCTTTTGAGCTTGATGATCAAGCCTTAGGCTTGATGTATGTATTGCTGCAATTGAAAGATTGCCCTTTAGATTTCAGCTCTAAATACAGGGGGGCGGGGACATAGACATTTAGCCTCTAGGTGCCCTTGGCTCAGCTTAATTACTGGGGTAGAAGTGCTGCTATTAACTaatccctccgtccctaaaagatttcCCCAAGTGCTTCTGTTCACTTTATTAAGAATTGGGTATACTCAAAAGCAAATTGGTAGGtagatttgtcttttagttagaTTAAATAATAGTTTGTGAGGAGAGACATGTAGGGACCAAACAAAATAAggtatggggcaaacaatgagGGACATCTATTTATAGTGTATGGCGCAATCTTtgagggacggagggagtaactagcTACCTCCTCTTCCATGTCATTGGTCATGGGATCAAACCCTATGAAGGGGGGTTGATGAGTAAGTTGAAGTGTTATACTAGGGCTATCTGATGGGgcattaatgaaatttactctgACAAATGTTTAAGTGCTACTATTTCTCTAGGCATACTCATTTTATTCTAATTCATCCCATGGAAACATAATTCCATTTATTGCATTGCAGACGGCCGTACATCGGAGTTTTGCATTAGCTGATAACTTGGGTGAGGTTTCTGCAAAAGCCCAGGTTGGTTGTGATATGAGATAAtgcctttttattttatatatttccTAATTCATATGCTGATTTTGACTTATGGATTACAGATCCAAACTGTGTGTTTTGATAACTTGGGTCTTCTGTTGGCTGCTTCATTAAATATTATGTTCAAGAACAATGAAAGGTTTGATTCTCCATCTTAAAGATGTCAAATTTCTATCTGTTTGAAGAACTTTGACTTATAATTCTCTTCTGTGATtcactaaaactcaaaaaagaaGCCCTTATTTCAATGAGTTCGGCCTCTATAAAGGTGCAAGCCCTTATCTCCTTCCCGACTAGGGATTTGTGTGACTCTATGTCCTAATCTTGTTGTGGAACATTTTGACTGCTCTTCAAACATGTGTATTCATCTGTTGTCTTCTAGGATAGGGTAACAAATGTGGCCAGCAAATCCGTCAAAATAGAAAGTGATGCTGAATTACGCATTTCTTCAGGACTTACAATTTTTCGTATTGTGACttgttttgttgtttgttgtGACTGCTTGATTCCTTTTTCATCATCTTTGTTCGTCTAGTTTAAATGTGAAGAACTTACAagttctttcttcaatttgtcaCACACTCACACAAAAATATAGAAAAGAAGAAGCTTTCGATTAGCACCAAACAGTATGGATACAAATAGGCAGTAGCTTGAGGCTACAAATCTCCAAAAGAGTGACTTTAGGTCACAAGTCTTCACAATTCACTACGCATTTCCtacttctctctcttcctctaaTTCTATTTATAGTAACATTCTCTGCTGACTGCTCTACTGTCCTCTACTGTCCTTAGTCCTTACTGTTTGCTGTTGTGGCTGTTGTGTTGCTATTGTTGTTGGCTGCTCTTCTTGGGCCTCATTAGTTGGGTTCATTACATTAAAGTCCATGTATCTTTtggtccatttttttttttctttcgagatTCTACTTTGGCATATTGAGTCGTATTCTCAGTTCATATAGCATATCCTTTgttttttcactttttattaATCTTTAATATCTCTCTCTTACCAAATTTAAGTGATGCTACTCAAGATTGCAAGCAGGTTTGCCATTTGTGGTATACCCAATATTCTCAGCAATTGACCTGTGTGGAATTTACCAATCACTGAAGCATGTGCATCTCCAGACTTTAACCAAGGTCGGTCTATGGCTCTGtcccccccacccccacccaaCCCAACACAAGTTCTCGTTTgcttttatgcatgaaattggGTTTTCAGAATTCGTGGATCTTTTTTGAAGTATTAGTCATCATGGCATGTTGAGGAATGGGAGAAGTAAGTGTAAGGTGAGTCGGGCCAGGGGGTTGAGGAATGGGAGAAGTAAGTGCAAGGTGAGTCGGGCCAAGGGGTTGAGGAATGGGAGAAGTAAGTGTAAGGTGAGTCGGGCTAGGGGTTGAGGAATGGGAGAAGTAAGTGTAAGGTCAGTCGGGCCAAGGGGTAGAGGAATAGGAGAAGTAAGTGTAGGGGTGAGTCGGGCCTGAGGTTGAGGAATGGGAGAAGTGTAAGATGAGTCGGGCCAAGGGGTTGAGGAATGGGAGAAGTAGTGTAGGGTGAGTCGGGCTAGAGGGTTGAGGAATGGGAGAAGTGTAGGGTTAATCGGGCCAGGGGGTTGAGGAATGGGAGAAGTGTAGGGTAAATCGGTC
This genomic stretch from Spinacia oleracea cultivar Varoflay chromosome 3, BTI_SOV_V1, whole genome shotgun sequence harbors:
- the LOC110787484 gene encoding protein root UVB sensitive 4-like isoform X1 codes for the protein MQSSTTIPSNSQSLRFSWNPSIPRTFSPQILNSNPISNSSSTRGGNRVIPFGFGSGQFSFKALSLSDDQKPFIKKDQFLFKTDLPVVIRRNGRDYRYFWDGDFLELVCVEDGDPLTFVQSFEECIRKFVRVVRDFFIPKQVTENYIDYVKWKFLHRVFSSSLQVLATQAMFRAIGVGYAQSLPSAAAMNWVLKDGLGRLSRCIYTACVGSAFDTNLKRVRFATSVMFSLSIGVELMTPAFPHCFLLLASVANIAKQISLACYLATGTAVHRSFALADNLGEVSAKAQIQTVCFDNLGLLLAASLNIMFKNNERLQAGLPFVVYPIFSAIDLCGIYQSLKHVHLQTLTKERLELILDIWIQCGRVPTPAEVSKLEGINLLENAVHDVETGRKKEDWPIRIGCLDTKRQIPRLTMLTMNSLSREDFYFICLETCGGLRSGKEGILLSLREGARTEDIIMGLLQACYIRQTLHSNSSKWKNIIEDCIISDSDAMKWFELTQESKSFAQSKLITLNEQMVKLSWATKNILLGTQEQTRYHFFVDNNEF
- the LOC110787484 gene encoding protein root UVB sensitive 4-like isoform X2 produces the protein MQSSTTIPSNSQSLRFSWNPSIPRTFSPQILNSNPISNSSSTRGGNRVIPFGFGSGQFSFKALSLSDDQKPFIKKDQFLFKTDLPVVIRRNGRDYRYFWDGDFLELVCVEDGDPLTFVQSFEECIRKFVRVVRDFFIPKQVTENYIDYVKWKFLHRVFSSSLQVLATQAMFRAIGVGYAQSLPSAAAMNWVLKDGLGRLSRCIYTACVGSAFDTNLKRVRFATSVMFSLSIGVELMTPAFPHCFLLLASVANIAKQISLACYLATGTAVHRSFALADNLGEVSAKAQIQTVCFDNLGLLLAASLNIMFKNNERLQAGLPFVVYPIFSAIDLCGIYQSLKHVHLQTLTKERLELILDIWIQCGRVPTPAEVSKLEGINLLENAGRKKEDWPIRIGCLDTKRQIPRLTMLTMNSLSREDFYFICLETCGGLRSGKEGILLSLREGARTEDIIMGLLQACYIRQTLHSNSSKWKNIIEDCIISDSDAMKWFELTQESKSFAQSKLITLNEQMVKLSWATKNILLGTQEQTRYHFFVDNNEF